From Gemmatimonadales bacterium, one genomic window encodes:
- a CDS encoding sigma-54 dependent transcriptional regulator: protein MARILVADDERGVRGFIAEALEDDGHAVVQAADGGEAAGRLAREGFDLLITDLRMPRLDGMALLRQMRADQPELEVIVLTAFGTVDTAVEAMKLGAFDYLQKPIGGPAELRLLARRALEHRALLAARDRATRDAPELPPLSYGDPAMEPVVDALRKVAPTNSTVLLMGESGTGKEVAARTLHAWSPRAGGPFVAVNCAAIPETLLESELFGHEKGAFTGAVSARRGRIELADGGTFFLDEIGEMPLAVQAKLLRVLEDRRFERVGGTRTIEADVRWVAATNRGVDALRAAGTLREDLYHRLAVFPVRLPPLRERPRDIVPLAERLLARSGAAIGRPHLVLSAGAQRRIVAAPWPGNVRELANVLERAAILGDGGEIREEHLELGESVHPGAAGGNGAVTLDEIERAAIERALAAVGGNRRAAADRLGIGLRTLYDKLKKYRAGVSEA, encoded by the coding sequence ATGGCGCGCATCCTGGTGGCGGACGACGAGCGGGGCGTGCGCGGCTTCATCGCCGAGGCGCTGGAGGACGACGGCCACGCCGTCGTGCAGGCCGCCGACGGAGGCGAGGCCGCGGGCCGCCTGGCGCGCGAGGGCTTCGACCTGCTCATCACCGACCTCCGGATGCCGCGGCTCGACGGGATGGCGTTGCTGAGGCAGATGCGCGCCGACCAGCCCGAGCTGGAGGTCATCGTGCTCACCGCCTTCGGCACCGTGGACACGGCCGTCGAGGCGATGAAGCTCGGCGCGTTCGACTACCTCCAGAAGCCGATCGGCGGCCCGGCCGAGCTCCGGCTGCTGGCCCGGCGGGCGCTCGAGCACCGCGCCCTCCTCGCGGCGCGGGACCGGGCCACCCGCGACGCCCCCGAGCTGCCGCCGCTCTCCTACGGGGATCCGGCGATGGAGCCGGTGGTGGACGCGCTGCGCAAGGTCGCGCCCACCAACTCCACGGTGCTCCTGATGGGCGAGAGCGGCACCGGCAAGGAGGTCGCGGCCCGCACGCTGCACGCCTGGAGCCCGCGCGCCGGCGGTCCGTTCGTGGCCGTGAACTGCGCCGCCATTCCGGAAACCCTGCTCGAGAGCGAGCTGTTCGGCCACGAGAAGGGCGCCTTCACGGGCGCGGTGAGCGCGCGCCGCGGGCGCATCGAGCTCGCGGACGGCGGCACCTTCTTCCTCGACGAGATCGGGGAGATGCCGCTCGCGGTGCAGGCGAAGCTGCTGCGGGTGCTCGAGGACCGCCGCTTCGAGCGGGTGGGCGGGACGCGCACCATCGAGGCCGACGTGCGCTGGGTGGCCGCGACCAACCGCGGCGTGGACGCCCTGCGCGCGGCCGGCACGCTGCGCGAGGACCTGTACCACCGTCTCGCGGTGTTCCCGGTCCGGCTGCCGCCGCTGCGGGAGCGACCGCGCGACATCGTGCCCCTGGCCGAGCGGTTGCTGGCCAGGAGCGGCGCGGCCATCGGCCGGCCGCACCTGGTGCTGTCCGCCGGGGCGCAGCGGCGCATCGTCGCCGCCCCGTGGCCGGGCAACGTCCGCGAGCTGGCGAACGTGCTCGAGCGGGCGGCCATCCTGGGCGACGGCGGCGAGATCCGGGAGGAGCATCTGGAGCTGGGCGAGAGCGTGCACCCGGGCGCCGCGGGCGGCAACGGGGCGGTCACGCTGGACGAGATCGAGCGTGCTGCGATCGAGCGCGCGCTGGCAGCGGTGGGCGGGAACCGCCGCGCGGCGGCCGACCGGCTCGGCATCGGGCTCAGGACGCTGTACGACAAGCTGAAGAAGTACCGGGCCGGGGTCAGCGAGGCGTAG
- a CDS encoding ADOP family duplicated permease, protein MTRARVPHPHGGSGERWRGARAGGRLEEVAADLRFALRALRRNPGFAAAVVAVLGLGIGASASVYRVADALLLSDLPYPDAARLVQIVERNSPTNVWALSTADYRAIGDQQRSFDAFGVVQRGDAALSGAGAPERIKVGRATAGFFAALGVRPEVGRLLAARDETPGAPAVVVVSHRFADRAFGGGSAAIGRAVSIDGVSHAVIGVLPPGVDELAGVPAAAWPALQPRPPTRRGPFWLRGVARLRAGLTREDARRDLAAISRRMLPLYGDWHDSTAQLTPVPLREAIVGKADQPVTLVALAVTLVLLAAVANVATLLLVRATARRQELWVRAALGASRRRLARLVATEGALLAALSALVGLGVAAAALRGVGAVAPNLPLLAEVAFDTRLVALIAIATLVSGALVTIPPVLAVVGGGVAGAAPAQSVRSGTSRPTNLMRGALVAAEFALALPLLLGAGLLLNSFLRLERVNPGFDPAGLLGVGVALPAARYPDYAGAQAFFRRLEQQAARVPGVEAVGLTDALPPDNGGGTNNFNLVDRPVPAGVAEPVAPWMAATASYFRTLGVPLLDGRLFTDGDSGSAPPVVVVSRSWAEHYYPRESAVGKQLVSGGCYACPRTTIVGVVGDVKYAGMAGSGEAVYDPLTQSNGRAVDLVVRTAARPGTIFRTLRESVGALDPELPVTETTLRGRLEASLAEPKRWTGVLGGFAAAAALLAALGIFGLMSYVVRQRRREIGVRLALGAAPASLTRLVVGRGMAYVAAGTAIGLGLSLLEGRWLRSLLFGVGAMDPATVVAAAAVLVALALVACWVPGLRAARVSPVEVLRE, encoded by the coding sequence ATGACGCGCGCGCGTGTTCCGCACCCTCACGGCGGCAGCGGGGAGCGCTGGCGCGGCGCCCGAGCCGGTGGCCGGCTCGAGGAGGTGGCGGCCGACCTGCGCTTCGCGTTGCGCGCCCTGCGTCGCAATCCCGGGTTCGCGGCGGCGGTCGTCGCCGTGCTCGGGCTGGGGATCGGCGCCAGCGCCTCGGTGTACCGGGTCGCGGACGCCCTGTTGCTGTCCGACCTGCCGTATCCGGACGCCGCTCGGCTGGTGCAGATCGTCGAGCGGAACTCGCCGACCAACGTCTGGGCGCTGTCCACGGCGGACTACCGGGCGATCGGTGACCAGCAGCGGAGCTTCGACGCGTTCGGCGTGGTGCAGCGGGGCGACGCGGCCCTGTCGGGCGCGGGCGCTCCCGAGCGGATCAAGGTCGGTCGCGCCACGGCGGGGTTCTTCGCGGCGCTCGGCGTGCGGCCGGAGGTCGGCCGGCTCCTCGCGGCGCGCGACGAGACGCCCGGGGCGCCGGCCGTCGTGGTCGTCTCGCACCGGTTCGCGGACCGTGCATTCGGTGGCGGGTCCGCCGCGATCGGTCGCGCCGTGAGCATCGACGGCGTCAGCCACGCGGTGATCGGCGTCCTGCCCCCGGGCGTGGACGAGCTGGCGGGCGTCCCGGCCGCGGCCTGGCCGGCGCTTCAGCCGCGGCCGCCGACGCGGCGCGGGCCGTTCTGGCTGCGCGGCGTCGCCCGGCTGCGCGCGGGCCTCACGCGGGAGGACGCGCGGCGCGACCTGGCGGCCATCAGCCGCCGGATGCTGCCGCTGTACGGGGACTGGCACGACAGCACGGCGCAGCTCACGCCGGTCCCGCTGCGCGAGGCCATCGTCGGCAAGGCTGACCAGCCGGTGACGCTGGTGGCACTGGCCGTGACGCTGGTGTTGCTGGCGGCGGTGGCCAACGTGGCCACGCTGCTGCTGGTGCGGGCGACGGCGCGCCGGCAGGAGCTGTGGGTCCGCGCCGCGCTCGGCGCGTCGCGCCGTCGCCTGGCCCGCCTGGTGGCCACCGAGGGCGCGCTGCTCGCGGCGCTGTCCGCCCTCGTGGGGCTGGGCGTAGCCGCCGCGGCCCTGCGCGGCGTCGGCGCGGTGGCGCCGAACCTCCCCTTGCTCGCCGAGGTCGCGTTCGACACGCGTCTGGTCGCCCTGATCGCGATCGCGACGCTGGTGAGCGGCGCGCTGGTGACCATCCCGCCGGTGCTCGCGGTGGTCGGCGGCGGCGTCGCGGGCGCGGCCCCGGCCCAGAGCGTGCGGTCGGGCACGAGCCGGCCGACCAACCTGATGCGCGGGGCGCTGGTGGCCGCCGAGTTCGCGCTCGCCCTGCCGCTGCTGCTGGGGGCGGGGCTGCTGCTCAACAGCTTCCTGCGGCTCGAGCGCGTGAATCCGGGCTTCGATCCGGCCGGCCTGCTGGGCGTCGGCGTGGCCCTGCCCGCGGCGCGCTACCCGGACTACGCCGGCGCACAGGCCTTCTTCCGCAGGCTGGAGCAGCAGGCGGCCCGGGTGCCGGGCGTCGAGGCCGTGGGGCTCACGGACGCGCTGCCTCCGGACAACGGGGGCGGAACCAACAACTTCAACCTGGTGGATCGGCCGGTGCCGGCGGGGGTGGCCGAGCCGGTGGCCCCGTGGATGGCGGCGACCGCGAGCTACTTCCGGACGCTGGGCGTGCCGTTGCTCGACGGCCGGCTGTTCACGGACGGCGACTCCGGGAGCGCGCCTCCGGTCGTCGTCGTGAGCCGGTCGTGGGCCGAGCACTACTATCCACGCGAGTCCGCGGTCGGCAAGCAGCTGGTCTCGGGAGGCTGCTACGCCTGTCCACGCACCACGATCGTCGGCGTCGTGGGCGACGTGAAGTACGCCGGGATGGCGGGCTCCGGCGAGGCGGTCTACGATCCCCTGACGCAGAGCAACGGCCGGGCCGTGGACCTCGTGGTCCGCACGGCGGCGCGGCCGGGCACGATCTTCCGGACCCTGCGGGAGTCGGTCGGCGCCCTCGACCCCGAGCTGCCGGTGACCGAAACGACGCTCCGGGGCCGCCTCGAGGCGTCGCTCGCCGAGCCGAAGCGCTGGACGGGCGTGCTGGGCGGCTTCGCGGCGGCGGCCGCACTCCTCGCCGCGCTCGGCATCTTCGGGCTGATGTCGTACGTGGTCCGGCAGCGCCGCCGGGAGATTGGCGTCCGGCTCGCGCTGGGCGCGGCGCCGGCGTCGCTGACCCGGCTCGTCGTGGGGCGCGGGATGGCCTACGTCGCGGCGGGGACGGCGATCGGCCTGGGGCTCTCGCTGCTCGAGGGCCGGTGGCTCCGGTCGCTCCTGTTCGGCGTCGGCGCGATGGACCCCGCGACCGTGGTCGCCGCGGCGGCCGTGCTCGTGGCGCTGGCGCTGGTGGCCTGCTGGGTGCCCGGGCTGCGGGCCGCCCGGGTCAGCCCGGTCGAGGTGCTGCGCGAATAG